Genomic window (Longimicrobiaceae bacterium):
GCGGTAGACGCCGTAGCCGCCCACGGCGAGCTTGCGCTGCTCGGGGTCGGCGCGGTCGAACACCTTGCGGCCCTCGATCCAGGTCTGCTCCACGTGCGTGTACGTGCTGAACGGGTCGCCGGACAGGATGATGAAGTCGGCGTCCTTGCCGCGCTCCAGCGAGCCGACCCGGTCGCCCAGGTCCATCATCTCCGCGGCGTCCAGCGTCACCGCGCGCAGCGCCCGCTCGCGAGAGAGCCCGAAGCGCACCCCCATGGCGGCGGAGCGCAGGAAGAAGCGGGAGTCGGTGATCCCGTCGTCGGTGTGGAAGGCGATGAGCGGGGCACCGGCACGCTCCAGCGCCGCCCCGCTGACGTTGCTGTACTCGGAGGCTTCCAGCTTCCCGCCGGGGGCGTCCAGCGCGATGATGGAGGCCGGCACGCGCGCCGCGGCGATCTGGTCGGCGACCTTGTACGCTTCGCTGGCGTGCTGCAGCACCACGCGGAACCCGAACTCCTCGCGGAGCCGGAGCACGGTGAGGATGTCGTCGGCGCGGTGGGTGTGGAAGTGGACGACGCGCTTGCCGTCCAGCACCTCGGCGAGCGTCTCCAGCTCCAGGTCGCGCGCGGGCATCTTGGAGGCGTCGCCGCGGGCGGCGCGGACCTTCTCCCGGTACTCGCGCGCCTTGACGAAGCGGTCGCGGACGATGGCCGCGGCGCGCGCGCGGGTCCCCGGGTGCGGAGCGCTCCCGCGCGGGTTGGTGCCGTTGGCCATCTTCAGCCCGCCGCACACGTCGCGGACGGGATCGGAGCAGAAGAGGAGCCCGTCGATGGAGTGGGCGTCGCGCAGCTTCAGGTACGCCGTCTGCCCGCTCATCAGCAGCCCGGAGCCGGGCATCACGTTCACCGTGGTGACCCCGCCCGCCCGCGCCCGGCGAATCCCGGGGTTGCGGGGGTCGATGGTGTCGAGGATGCGCACGGCCGGGTGGAGCGGCGTGGACTGGTCGCCGCCGTCTCCCCCGCCGATGTGGGAGTGGGTATCCACCAGCCCCGGCATGATGATCTTGCCGGCCACGTCGTGGACCTCGGCGCCCGCCGGGATCGGCGTGCTCGGCCCGCCGA
Coding sequences:
- a CDS encoding amidohydrolase family protein, with translation MKRTFVRTLLLAAAVGSVPLAAQERAQAFRGATLLPIASAPIADGVLVVRGGKIVAVGGPSTPIPAGAEVHDVAGKIIMPGLVDTHSHIGGGDGGDQSTPLHPAVRILDTIDPRNPGIRRARAGGVTTVNVMPGSGLLMSGQTAYLKLRDAHSIDGLLFCSDPVRDVCGGLKMANGTNPRGSAPHPGTRARAAAIVRDRFVKAREYREKVRAARGDASKMPARDLELETLAEVLDGKRVVHFHTHRADDILTVLRLREEFGFRVVLQHASEAYKVADQIAAARVPASIIALDAPGGKLEASEYSNVSGAALERAGAPLIAFHTDDGITDSRFFLRSAAMGVRFGLSRERALRAVTLDAAEMMDLGDRVGSLERGKDADFIILSGDPFSTYTHVEQTWIEGRKVFDRADPEQRKLAVGGYGVYRGTAMHTHEGEEGHE